A single region of the Nocardioides aquaticus genome encodes:
- a CDS encoding YihY/virulence factor BrkB family protein gives MADSTSTTSGTGTEDRATPPHPENPAKPDDPTDLTSPSKKYVLRASFREFGEDQCTDLAAALTYYAVLALFPGLIALLSLVGLVGQGPDTVDAILQVLRDVGAGSVVPTIQPILEGLATAPGAGVALVVGLATALWSASGYVNAFGRAMNRILEVEEGRPVWKLRPVMLLVTVVTVALAALVLLALVLTGPAASAVGNALGLGESVVLVWNIAKWPVILLVVGTIVALLYYATPNIKQPRFKWISVGAGVAILVWVLASAAFGFYVAGFSSYGKTYGSLAGVIVFLLWLWITNLALLFGAEIDSELERARQLQAGMPAEDELQLPARDTRNIVKAERKRDTDRRRARELRLTQGRTSDPDEAPDEGRGSGPRS, from the coding sequence ATGGCCGACAGCACGAGCACCACCAGCGGCACCGGGACCGAGGACCGGGCCACCCCGCCCCACCCCGAGAACCCGGCCAAGCCGGACGACCCCACGGACCTGACCAGTCCGTCGAAGAAGTACGTCCTCCGCGCCTCCTTCCGCGAGTTCGGCGAGGACCAGTGCACCGACCTCGCGGCCGCGCTGACCTACTACGCCGTGCTCGCGCTGTTCCCCGGTCTGATCGCCCTGCTCTCCCTTGTGGGCCTGGTGGGCCAGGGCCCGGACACCGTCGACGCGATCCTGCAGGTCCTGCGCGACGTCGGGGCCGGGTCCGTCGTCCCGACGATCCAGCCGATCCTCGAGGGCCTGGCCACCGCGCCCGGCGCCGGCGTCGCCCTCGTGGTCGGCCTGGCCACGGCCCTGTGGTCGGCGTCGGGGTACGTCAACGCCTTCGGGCGGGCGATGAACCGGATCCTCGAGGTCGAGGAGGGCCGCCCGGTCTGGAAGCTGCGCCCGGTGATGCTCCTGGTCACCGTGGTGACGGTCGCGCTCGCCGCGCTGGTGCTGCTCGCGCTGGTGCTGACCGGTCCGGCCGCCTCCGCGGTCGGCAACGCCCTCGGGCTGGGCGAGTCGGTCGTCCTGGTCTGGAACATCGCCAAGTGGCCGGTGATCCTGCTGGTCGTCGGGACGATCGTGGCGCTGCTCTACTACGCCACGCCGAACATCAAGCAGCCCCGCTTCAAGTGGATCTCCGTGGGGGCCGGCGTCGCGATCCTGGTGTGGGTGCTGGCCTCGGCCGCCTTCGGGTTCTACGTCGCCGGGTTCTCCAGCTACGGCAAGACCTACGGCTCCCTGGCCGGCGTGATCGTCTTCCTGCTCTGGCTCTGGATCACCAACCTGGCGCTGCTCTTCGGCGCCGAGATCGACTCCGAGCTCGAGCGGGCCCGCCAGCTCCAGGCCGGCATGCCGGCCGAGGACGAGCTTCAGCTGCCCGCCCGCGACACCCGCAACATCGTCAAGGCCGAGCGCAAGCGCGACACCGACCGACGCCGCGCGCGCGAGCTGCGGCTGACCCAGGGCCGCACCTCGGACCCCGACGAGGCCCCCGACGAGGGCCGCGGGTCGGGTCCCCGGTCCTGA
- a CDS encoding SLC13 family permease, producing the protein MRRRSAPLWLLSALAGVVVVATGVLAPASAEAVLVRVGPVLVFLVALTLLAELCESAGLFDLAADLAARLAGGRTWLLFGVVVALATTTTVLLSLDTTAVLLTPVVLTLCARLGLPPLPFAMATVWLANTASLLLPVSNLTNLLALRTLDLHPAEYAARAAAPAAAAVVATVVVLAVRHRRELRGRYVVPAPRPVEDAVLLAAALVAVLAFATAVLAGADVAVAAVLAAAALAVVAGVRRRALPSRGTWSRALPWRLVLTVTGLFLVVAAADEHGLGRVTAAVAGEGGGFTDLLRLAATSAGAANLVNNLPAYLALEPAAGDSVPRLLAVLVGVNAGPLVLVWGSLATLLWRERCRARGLEVTARSFAASGLVLVPVVLVASVAALALVGGGVGGGVGGVGGAGGGG; encoded by the coding sequence GTGCGACGTCGTTCGGCACCGCTGTGGCTGCTGAGCGCCCTGGCCGGGGTGGTCGTGGTCGCCACCGGGGTGCTCGCCCCGGCGTCGGCGGAGGCGGTGCTGGTCCGGGTCGGCCCGGTGCTGGTCTTCCTGGTGGCGCTGACCCTGCTGGCCGAGCTGTGCGAGAGCGCGGGCCTGTTCGACCTCGCCGCCGACCTGGCCGCCCGGCTGGCGGGTGGTCGGACGTGGCTGCTGTTCGGCGTGGTGGTCGCGCTGGCCACCACGACCACGGTGCTGCTCAGCCTGGACACGACCGCGGTGCTGCTGACCCCGGTCGTGCTCACGCTGTGCGCCCGGCTGGGGCTCCCACCGCTGCCGTTCGCGATGGCCACCGTGTGGCTGGCCAACACCGCCAGCCTGCTGCTGCCGGTCTCGAACCTGACCAACCTGCTGGCGCTGCGCACGCTCGACCTGCACCCGGCGGAGTACGCGGCGCGGGCGGCTGCCCCGGCCGCGGCCGCCGTGGTCGCGACCGTCGTGGTCCTCGCGGTGCGGCACCGCCGCGAGCTGCGCGGGCGCTACGTCGTGCCCGCACCCCGGCCGGTCGAGGACGCCGTGCTCCTCGCCGCCGCGCTGGTGGCGGTGCTCGCGTTCGCCACGGCCGTGCTGGCCGGTGCCGACGTCGCGGTGGCCGCGGTGCTGGCCGCGGCGGCTCTCGCGGTGGTCGCGGGCGTACGCCGCCGCGCGCTGCCGTCGCGCGGCACCTGGTCCCGGGCGCTGCCGTGGCGCCTGGTGCTGACCGTGACCGGGTTGTTCCTGGTCGTCGCCGCGGCCGACGAGCACGGCCTGGGCCGGGTCACGGCCGCCGTGGCCGGCGAGGGCGGCGGCTTCACCGACCTGCTGCGGCTGGCGGCGACGTCGGCCGGGGCGGCCAACCTGGTCAACAACCTGCCGGCGTACCTCGCCCTGGAGCCGGCCGCCGGCGACTCCGTGCCCCGGCTGCTCGCGGTGCTCGTCGGGGTGAACGCCGGGCCGCTGGTCCTGGTGTGGGGGTCGTTGGCGACGCTGCTGTGGCGTGAGCGCTGCCGGGCGCGGGGGCTCGAGGTCACCGCCCGGTCGTTCGCCGCGTCCGGGCTGGTGCTGGTGCCGGTCGTGCTGGTCGCCTCCGTCGCGGCCCTCGCGCTGGTCGGGGGCGGCGTCGGGGGCGGCGTGGGGGGCGTGGGCGGCGCTGGGGGTGGTGGCTAG
- a CDS encoding tyrosine-protein phosphatase gives MTTPRWDGARNLRDLGGLPLVGGGRTRAGQVYRSAAPATMTDRGWREAAAAGLVRVVDLRNAEEREGGPHPAPPGVKVVHAPVEDPHDEAYLEEVGPWLDHPHGWAPTVRRFPDLVATAVAAVAEAPGPVLLHCQGGRDRAGMLSALVLAVAGVETDAVVADYAGGFRGAAGHPGHGLAWDTAAGAWVPRTDPVPTAAVLEERVAARLPDARAYLEGTDVPAALLAAGVPYASLTALRARLDGGAR, from the coding sequence GTGACGACGCCACGGTGGGACGGTGCCCGCAACCTGCGCGACCTCGGGGGCCTGCCCCTGGTCGGCGGCGGCCGGACCCGCGCCGGGCAGGTCTACCGGTCGGCGGCACCGGCGACGATGACCGACCGCGGGTGGCGCGAGGCCGCCGCCGCGGGACTGGTCCGGGTCGTCGACCTGCGCAACGCCGAGGAGCGCGAGGGCGGCCCGCACCCCGCGCCGCCGGGCGTCAAGGTGGTCCACGCCCCGGTGGAGGACCCGCACGACGAGGCGTACCTCGAGGAGGTCGGTCCCTGGCTCGACCACCCCCACGGCTGGGCGCCGACGGTCCGTCGCTTCCCGGACCTGGTCGCCACCGCGGTCGCCGCGGTCGCCGAGGCGCCGGGCCCGGTGCTGCTGCACTGCCAGGGCGGCCGGGACCGGGCCGGGATGCTGTCGGCGCTGGTGCTCGCGGTGGCCGGAGTCGAGACCGACGCGGTGGTCGCCGACTACGCAGGCGGCTTCCGGGGCGCGGCCGGCCATCCCGGGCACGGTCTGGCCTGGGACACCGCCGCCGGGGCCTGGGTGCCCCGGACGGACCCGGTCCCGACCGCTGCCGTGCTCGAGGAGAGGGTCGCCGCCCGGCTGCCCGACGCCCGGGCGTACCTGGAGGGCACGGACGTGCCCGCCGCGCTGCTCGCCGCCGGGGTCCCGTACGCGTCGCTGACCGCCCTGCGCGCCCGGCTCGACGGCGGCGCCCGCTGA
- a CDS encoding maleylpyruvate isomerase N-terminal domain-containing protein, translating to MTDPVPAGDAPSSTGVDPVLRWRAAADRVCDLVLAVAAETPALLEQHVPACPDWTARDLLSHMVGLATDVLDGDEPDDHNPGWTDRQVAQRRSRDVTELVAEWRAHADDLVAWMREHGSRPLNDVVIHEQDLRGALARPGARDTPELGVVRERMADRFAGKVADLPPIALVGPGWTWASAGSAEDAPTRLEADDFDLARALSSRRTEAQLRSWTVRGDVGPYLPALAGLGDLPATPLPE from the coding sequence GTGACCGACCCCGTTCCCGCCGGCGATGCCCCGTCCTCCACCGGCGTCGACCCGGTCCTGCGCTGGCGCGCGGCGGCCGACCGGGTCTGCGACCTGGTCCTCGCCGTCGCGGCCGAGACCCCCGCGCTGCTCGAGCAGCACGTGCCCGCCTGCCCGGACTGGACCGCGCGGGACCTGCTGTCCCACATGGTCGGCCTCGCCACCGACGTGCTCGACGGCGACGAGCCCGACGACCACAACCCGGGGTGGACCGACCGGCAGGTGGCGCAGCGGCGGTCCCGCGACGTCACCGAGCTGGTCGCGGAGTGGCGCGCGCACGCCGACGACCTGGTGGCGTGGATGCGCGAGCACGGGTCCCGGCCGCTGAACGATGTCGTCATCCACGAGCAGGACCTGCGCGGCGCCCTCGCCCGGCCGGGGGCGCGAGACACCCCCGAGCTGGGCGTCGTGCGGGAGAGGATGGCCGACCGGTTCGCCGGCAAGGTGGCCGACCTGCCGCCGATCGCGCTCGTGGGGCCCGGCTGGACCTGGGCCAGCGCAGGCTCGGCCGAGGACGCGCCGACCCGGCTCGAGGCCGACGACTTCGACCTGGCCCGCGCACTGTCGTCCCGGCGTACCGAGGCGCAGCTGCGGTCGTGGACCGTGCGCGGCGACGTGGGGCCGTACCTCCCGGCGCTGGCCGGGCTGGGCGACCTGCCGGCCACCCCGCTGCCGGAGTAG
- a CDS encoding patatin-like phospholipase family protein codes for MTRRALVLGGGGITGIAWELGLLHGLARAGVDLTDADLVVGTSAGSIVGSLLRCAPAEGTDLAGLYDSQLEPPEPGPTARMGPGTIARLVPPFLLPGDAERKRARLGRKAMRHPGDREERVEVIRGIVPWEEWPERELKITAVEAETGRFTVFDRAAGVNGVPLVRAVAASCAVPLVWPTVAVGDRHYLDGGFRSTANVDLATGYDDVVVVAPLPRAFSRATSIPAQLARTGCTRSAVVVPDAQALSDIGRNVLDFAHRADAARTGLRQAADVAERVAAAWA; via the coding sequence GTGACCAGACGCGCACTCGTCCTCGGCGGCGGCGGCATCACCGGGATCGCCTGGGAGCTCGGCCTCCTGCACGGCCTGGCCCGCGCCGGGGTCGACCTCACCGACGCCGACCTGGTGGTCGGCACCTCGGCCGGCTCGATCGTCGGCTCGCTGCTGCGCTGCGCGCCGGCGGAGGGCACCGACCTGGCGGGGTTGTACGACTCCCAGCTCGAGCCGCCGGAGCCCGGCCCGACGGCCCGGATGGGCCCGGGGACGATCGCCCGGCTGGTCCCGCCGTTCCTGCTGCCCGGCGACGCCGAGCGCAAGCGGGCCCGGCTCGGGCGCAAGGCGATGCGGCACCCCGGGGACCGGGAGGAGCGGGTGGAGGTCATCCGCGGGATCGTCCCCTGGGAGGAGTGGCCCGAGCGGGAGCTGAAGATCACCGCGGTCGAGGCCGAGACCGGCCGGTTCACCGTCTTCGACCGCGCCGCGGGCGTCAACGGCGTCCCGCTGGTGCGCGCCGTCGCCGCCAGCTGCGCGGTCCCGCTGGTGTGGCCGACCGTGGCCGTCGGCGACCGGCACTACCTGGACGGCGGCTTCCGCTCGACCGCCAACGTCGACCTCGCCACCGGCTACGACGACGTGGTCGTCGTGGCCCCGCTGCCGCGCGCGTTCTCGCGGGCGACGTCGATCCCGGCCCAGCTCGCGCGCACCGGCTGCACCCGCTCGGCCGTCGTGGTGCCGGACGCCCAGGCGCTGAGCGACATCGGCCGCAACGTGCTCGACTTCGCGCACCGCGCCGACGCCGCGCGTACCGGGCTCCGCCAGGCGGCCGACGTCGCCGAGCGGGTCGCCGCCGCCTGGGCCTGA
- a CDS encoding alpha/beta fold hydrolase produces the protein MTDREPPTHEPPTHEPPTHEQPADDVLLPGLDPFTVEVDGATVRGRSSRTAPGTRGVVLLLHGYPQTSAMWHHVAPALVADGFTVVAPDLRGYGASTCHDGEMTFRAMAADQPRVLEALGLDPTGVHVVGHDRGARTAHRLVLDHPGLARSVALLDILPTLDVWEQMDAWLARRYFHWTFLIQGGGLPERLIDADPQAWLDHALGALGGTGGMTTAALEEYAGAARVPSVVHAWCEDYRAGARTDLEHDRADRRRTVDLPALVLWGEKGVVGARADPVEVWRTWFPAAVGHAVPSGHFLAEQRPEEVLTAVRAHLDAAG, from the coding sequence GTGACCGACCGCGAGCCGCCCACCCACGAGCCGCCCACCCACGAGCCGCCCACCCACGAGCAGCCCGCTGACGACGTCCTCCTCCCGGGGCTGGACCCGTTCACGGTCGAGGTGGACGGCGCGACCGTCCGCGGCCGCTCGTCCCGGACGGCCCCGGGGACCCGTGGCGTCGTGCTGCTGCTGCACGGCTATCCCCAGACCAGCGCGATGTGGCACCACGTCGCGCCGGCCCTCGTCGCGGACGGGTTCACCGTGGTCGCCCCGGACCTGCGGGGGTACGGCGCCTCGACCTGCCACGACGGCGAGATGACCTTCCGTGCGATGGCCGCCGACCAGCCGCGGGTCCTCGAGGCGCTGGGGCTCGACCCCACCGGTGTGCACGTCGTGGGTCACGACCGCGGGGCGCGCACCGCCCACCGGCTGGTCCTGGACCACCCGGGCCTCGCCCGCTCGGTCGCCCTGCTCGACATCCTGCCCACCCTCGACGTGTGGGAGCAGATGGACGCCTGGCTGGCCCGGCGCTACTTCCACTGGACCTTCCTCATCCAGGGCGGCGGCCTGCCCGAGCGGCTGATCGACGCAGACCCCCAGGCCTGGCTCGACCACGCCCTGGGCGCGCTCGGCGGCACCGGTGGGATGACGACCGCCGCGCTGGAGGAGTACGCCGGCGCCGCCCGCGTGCCGTCGGTGGTCCATGCCTGGTGCGAGGACTACCGGGCCGGCGCCCGCACCGACCTCGAGCACGACCGTGCCGACCGGCGCCGCACCGTCGACCTGCCGGCCCTGGTGCTGTGGGGCGAGAAGGGCGTCGTGGGCGCCCGGGCCGACCCGGTGGAGGTGTGGCGGACGTGGTTCCCCGCCGCGGTCGGCCACGCGGTGCCGTCCGGCCACTTCCTCGCCGAGCAGCGGCCCGAGGAGGTCCTGACCGCGGTGCGCGCGCACCTGGACGCCGCCGGCTGA
- a CDS encoding sensor histidine kinase, producing MPAIPTPPPAQAAALSDLHRVLLLVNSGRGLHDVLRAAAEGVRDVLGFAGVAVNLHSACGFFETVVVVGPGTEAVAGSRHRVEDVEAELDAADQWGLLRFVPAGRYDLPEDAAVWRTSEPALDEPDAWQPDDALYAPLCGADGQLLGVLGLDLPLDGRRPGPEARAILEIYAVQIGLAVGQARERERLEERVRLSAAVRRLVATASDSLELAEVLPACVPPLLEGFRAEKAWVRLFADEGGAWEAVNYPADLGRTLHHSAAADQGWPELDEARAFASAWRVAGACWEAQRTVVIDEHRFEDDDGVVPATSRRRVVDWLRALGHAQFVMVPLGSGRQCLGYVVLSRAERAGAWTEAEEDAALDVARELGRVIGTARVRMREHELLRRLERLDAHRTEVITTVVHELKNPLAAILGNLEMVRDDPTVIDRAHQAIQASGERMLALVQDMLTLTRLREPATVEHVPVDLTAVVVAVVDQLAAQAGRAGVGVDLSGARPGVRVTGDGEELEQLVLNLASNAIKFSDAGDMVRLEVGTDPDGRAVLRVTDEGIGISPEDREGLFTEFDRGTDPEARRRPGSGLGLAIAGRVAERHGGRIEVGSQPGRGSTFTVRLPSAG from the coding sequence ATGCCCGCCATCCCGACACCGCCGCCGGCGCAGGCTGCGGCGCTGAGCGACCTGCACCGCGTGCTGCTCCTGGTCAACAGCGGCCGCGGTCTGCACGACGTGCTGCGCGCCGCCGCCGAGGGCGTGCGCGACGTGCTCGGCTTCGCCGGCGTGGCGGTCAACCTGCACAGCGCCTGCGGCTTCTTCGAGACCGTGGTCGTGGTCGGGCCGGGCACCGAGGCGGTCGCCGGGAGCCGGCACCGGGTCGAGGACGTCGAGGCCGAGCTCGACGCGGCCGACCAGTGGGGCCTGCTGCGCTTCGTCCCGGCCGGGCGCTACGACCTCCCGGAGGACGCCGCCGTGTGGCGCACCAGCGAGCCGGCGCTGGACGAGCCGGACGCGTGGCAGCCCGACGACGCCCTCTACGCGCCCCTGTGCGGCGCCGACGGCCAGCTGCTGGGGGTGCTCGGTCTCGACCTGCCCCTTGACGGACGCCGGCCGGGTCCCGAGGCCCGGGCCATCCTGGAGATCTACGCGGTGCAGATCGGCCTGGCGGTGGGCCAGGCGCGCGAGCGCGAGCGGCTGGAGGAGCGGGTCCGGCTGTCCGCGGCGGTACGCCGACTGGTCGCGACCGCCTCGGACTCCCTGGAGCTCGCCGAGGTGCTGCCGGCCTGCGTCCCGCCGCTGCTGGAGGGCTTCCGCGCCGAGAAGGCCTGGGTCCGCCTCTTCGCCGACGAGGGTGGCGCCTGGGAGGCGGTGAACTACCCGGCCGACCTCGGCCGGACCCTGCACCACTCGGCCGCCGCCGACCAGGGCTGGCCCGAGCTCGACGAGGCGCGGGCGTTCGCGTCGGCCTGGCGCGTCGCCGGCGCCTGCTGGGAGGCCCAGCGCACGGTGGTCATCGACGAGCACCGGTTCGAGGACGACGACGGCGTGGTCCCCGCGACCAGCCGCCGGCGCGTCGTGGACTGGCTCCGGGCCCTCGGCCACGCCCAGTTCGTGATGGTCCCGCTGGGCTCGGGGCGCCAGTGCCTGGGCTACGTCGTGCTGAGCCGCGCCGAGCGGGCCGGGGCGTGGACCGAGGCCGAGGAGGACGCCGCGCTCGACGTCGCCCGCGAGCTCGGGCGGGTGATCGGCACCGCGCGGGTCCGGATGCGCGAGCACGAGCTGCTGCGCCGGCTCGAGCGGCTCGACGCCCACCGCACCGAGGTCATCACCACCGTCGTGCACGAGCTGAAGAACCCGCTCGCGGCCATCCTCGGCAACCTCGAGATGGTCCGCGACGACCCGACCGTCATCGACCGGGCCCACCAGGCGATCCAGGCCAGCGGCGAGCGGATGCTGGCGCTGGTGCAGGACATGCTCACCCTCACCCGGCTGCGCGAGCCGGCGACGGTCGAGCACGTCCCGGTCGACCTCACCGCGGTGGTCGTCGCCGTCGTCGACCAGCTGGCCGCCCAGGCCGGGCGGGCCGGGGTGGGCGTGGACCTCTCGGGTGCGCGCCCGGGCGTGCGGGTGACCGGCGACGGCGAGGAGCTGGAGCAGCTCGTGCTCAACCTCGCCTCCAACGCGATCAAGTTCAGCGACGCCGGCGACATGGTGCGCCTGGAGGTCGGCACGGACCCGGACGGACGCGCGGTGCTGCGGGTGACCGACGAGGGCATCGGCATCTCGCCCGAGGACCGGGAGGGGCTGTTCACCGAGTTCGACCGGGGCACCGACCCCGAGGCGCGACGTCGCCCGGGCAGCGGCCTGGGCCTGGCCATCGCCGGACGGGTGGCCGAGCGCCACGGGGGCCGGATCGAGGTCGGCTCGCAGCCCGGCCGCGGCAGCACGTTCACCGTACGGCTCCCCTCGGCCGGCTGA
- a CDS encoding PQQ-dependent sugar dehydrogenase, giving the protein MSLPRSRTTRRTGGAVAAVLALGLLAACGDDSITSGDDPDTGGRANAPSGAVATGTPEDVATDELAVDEVASGITSPWGVVELDDGDLLVAERDTAEILRVDRGTGEQTTVTTVPGVVTGSESGLLGLAMPPGQDRLLAYYTGEQDARVVSMDWDGDRLGEPEPVLTGIPTGAGYHQGGRLLVGPDELLYVGTGDNGDPASAQDPDSLSGKVLRVTLDGEPAPGNPGGTAVYSSGHRNVQGLALDDEGRLWEAEFGDAAWDEINLVEAGGNYGWPEVEGSGGEDVADEDYLDPAAVWRTGDASPSGLTVWDGSLWLASLRGAILWEVPLPAAAGEPVGQPVSHVAGEYGRLRTVLPAADGGLLLTTSNTDGRGDPAGDDDKVLALTR; this is encoded by the coding sequence ATGAGCCTTCCGCGGAGCCGCACCACCCGTCGTACGGGCGGGGCCGTCGCCGCGGTGCTCGCCCTGGGGCTGCTCGCCGCCTGCGGCGACGACAGCATCACCTCGGGCGACGACCCCGACACCGGGGGCCGCGCGAACGCACCGTCGGGGGCGGTGGCCACCGGCACCCCCGAGGACGTGGCGACCGACGAGCTCGCCGTCGACGAGGTGGCGTCCGGGATCACCAGCCCCTGGGGCGTCGTCGAGCTCGACGACGGCGACCTGCTCGTGGCCGAGCGGGACACCGCCGAGATCCTGCGGGTCGACCGTGGCACCGGCGAGCAGACCACGGTGACGACGGTCCCGGGCGTGGTGACCGGCAGCGAGTCCGGCCTGCTGGGGCTGGCGATGCCGCCCGGCCAGGACCGGCTGCTGGCCTACTACACCGGCGAGCAGGACGCCCGGGTCGTGTCGATGGACTGGGACGGCGACCGGCTCGGCGAGCCCGAGCCGGTGCTCACCGGGATCCCGACCGGCGCGGGGTACCACCAGGGCGGGCGGCTGCTGGTGGGCCCCGACGAGTTGCTCTACGTCGGCACCGGTGACAACGGCGACCCCGCGAGCGCCCAGGACCCCGACTCGTTGTCGGGCAAGGTCCTGCGGGTCACCCTCGACGGGGAGCCGGCGCCCGGCAACCCCGGCGGGACCGCGGTCTACAGCTCGGGCCACCGCAACGTCCAGGGCCTCGCGCTCGACGACGAGGGCCGGCTCTGGGAGGCGGAGTTCGGCGACGCCGCGTGGGACGAGATCAACCTCGTCGAGGCCGGTGGCAACTACGGCTGGCCCGAGGTGGAGGGCAGCGGCGGTGAGGACGTCGCGGACGAGGACTACCTGGACCCCGCCGCGGTGTGGCGCACCGGCGACGCCTCGCCGTCCGGACTGACGGTGTGGGACGGCTCGTTGTGGCTGGCCTCCCTGCGCGGCGCGATCCTGTGGGAGGTGCCGCTCCCGGCCGCGGCCGGCGAGCCCGTCGGCCAGCCGGTGTCCCACGTCGCGGGCGAGTACGGCCGGCTGCGCACCGTCCTGCCCGCCGCGGACGGCGGGCTGCTGCTCACGACCTCCAACACCGACGGCCGCGGCGACCCCGCGGGCGACGACGACAAGGTGCTCGCGCTGACGCGCTGA
- a CDS encoding DUF3618 domain-containing protein, with protein MADQNPTGDDSSAAKPTSPEVARIEADLEETRERLAETVDALGAKLDVKTRTTEKVTELRDERGTEIAVAAGTVVALLVVLVVWRRRR; from the coding sequence GTGGCTGACCAGAACCCCACCGGCGACGACTCGTCCGCCGCGAAGCCGACCAGCCCCGAGGTCGCCCGGATCGAGGCCGACCTCGAGGAGACCCGCGAGCGCCTGGCCGAGACCGTCGACGCCCTCGGCGCGAAGCTCGACGTCAAGACCCGCACCACCGAGAAGGTCACCGAGCTCCGCGACGAGCGCGGCACCGAGATCGCGGTCGCGGCCGGCACGGTCGTGGCCCTGCTCGTGGTCCTCGTCGTGTGGCGTCGGCGCCGCTGA
- a CDS encoding phage holin family protein — MSATSGSGSTSTGSTGTPAGGEPTTGRLVHDLTEQTRELVRGEMALAKAELSDTVKHAGIGAGLFGGAGVIALYGVGALVAAAIAGLAVVLDVWLAALIVGAVLLAVAGVAALLGKKQVTQATPAVPATQRGVQRDVATLKEGTHRG; from the coding sequence ATGAGCGCCACGAGCGGCTCGGGCAGCACCTCGACCGGCAGCACCGGCACCCCCGCCGGCGGTGAGCCCACCACCGGCCGGCTGGTCCACGACCTCACCGAGCAGACCCGTGAGCTCGTCCGCGGCGAGATGGCGCTGGCGAAGGCCGAGCTGAGCGACACCGTCAAGCACGCCGGCATCGGTGCCGGCCTGTTCGGCGGCGCCGGCGTGATCGCGCTGTACGGCGTCGGCGCGCTGGTCGCGGCCGCGATCGCCGGGCTCGCCGTCGTCCTCGACGTGTGGCTGGCGGCGCTGATCGTCGGCGCCGTCCTGCTCGCCGTCGCCGGCGTCGCGGCCCTGCTCGGCAAGAAGCAGGTCACCCAGGCCACCCCGGCCGTGCCCGCCACCCAGCGCGGCGTCCAGCGCGACGTCGCCACCCTCAAGGAAGGCACCCACCGTGGCTGA